One segment of Coffea arabica cultivar ET-39 chromosome 7c, Coffea Arabica ET-39 HiFi, whole genome shotgun sequence DNA contains the following:
- the LOC113699709 gene encoding putative late blight resistance protein homolog R1A-10, with translation MGHDCGTQRTNQKSFRMDSKRSIPVLNEVLVDLDHEVKTIIHRLTRGSKLLDFVSIVGMAGLGKTTLANRVCNDPLIMSHFHILARCTVSQVYSMHSLLVQLLCSISSRSPDEYLELDENDLALKLYKLLKRNRYLIFLDDVWEIKAWNLLERSLPDDVNGSRILFTSRIQLQFKPDSKAHHLRHLTDEESWKLLQRKVFGKEGFPPTLGKVGPQIANLCRGLPLTVVLVAGILTNTAEDCWEEVAKSLTSNIVLDDEYCMTTLELSYSHLLDDLKAYLLYFGAFKEDEDVPIRRLLWLWISEGFVRKTEEKSLEDVADDYLKDLVDRSLVMVSEQRTMGGAKTCQLHDLVNEFCVKKAKEENFLHVLHGRNDRFILTGPSNPFRVCDQNAGNLMIRELMPEFPNVRSLLLFNKDDLGFWLPKLLRVLDLGELEFGAYFPMEVLLLAHLRYLALRTIAVKFIPAAIANLSRLQTFLVRGNSFDCLLPKTIWNIKTLRHLWTTYRNDGFIFPVENLEVSPGLDHLDTLSLAIDPSSQSLQKILTKLPNIRRLRCKMTESREEATRIGNGILGFDCLSQLESLTLVYFDRYGFKFPLNLKKLTLLATDPLWSEISTIGKLPKLEVLKLLGSSVVGEEWEMTEGEFPKLRVLKLSQLWDFRSWTASSDNFPRLEKLVVRWCRELEEVPSCLGECPTLEMIEVTGCRESVANSVKQIQQEQRDMGNEALKILIEGCVDARSSSEEEEESECGSSETEPISSEEESESSEEEEESESRECPTLEMIEVRGCRESVASSVNQIQQEQIDMGNEVLKILIEDPWSSSEEEEYGVLAKKKKKTSQVPQKQSQSPHKESNVS, from the exons ATGGGGCATGACTGTGGAACTCAGAGAACTAACCAGAAATCTTTCCGCATGGACTCAAAACGTAGCATTCCAGTGTTGAACGAAGTTCTGGTGGACCTTGATCATGAGGTAAAGACAATTATTCATAGGCTTACCAGGGGTTCAAAGCTATTGGATTTTGTTTCAATTGTGGGTATGGCTGGACTTGGTAAGACAACATTGGCCAATAGAGTTTGCAATGATCCATTAATTATGAGCCACTTTCATATCCTTGCTCGGTGTACTGTTTCCCAAGTGTATAGCATGCATAGTTTGTTAGTTCAGCTTTTATGTAGTATCTCTTCTAGGAGTCCTGATGAATATCTTGAGCTGGATGAAAATGATTTGGCTCTCAAGTTGTACAAACTTTTAAAGAGAAACAGGTATCTCATTTTTTTGGATGATGTGTGGGAGATTAAGGCATGGAATTTGCTGGAGAGATCATTGCCCGATGATGTTAATGGAAGTAGGATTCTCTTCACCAGCAGAATTCAATTGCAATTCAAACCTGATAGCAAGGCTCACCATCTCCGCCACCTTACTGACGAAGAGAGTTGGAAATTGCTGCAGAGAAAGGTATTTGGCAAAGAAGGTTTTCCTCCAACACTAGGTAAAGTTGGACCTCAAATAGCAAACTTATGTAGGGGCTTACCTCTCACAGTTGTCCTTGTTGCTGGAATTCTTACTAATACTGCAGAAGACTGCTGGGAAGAAGTTGCAAAGAGTCTAACTTCCAATATTGTCCTTGATGATGAATATTGCATGACGACGCTTGAGTTGAGTTACAGTCATTTACTGGATGATTTGAAGGCATACCTTCTTTACTTTGGTGCATTTAAAGAAGATGAAGATGTTCCTATCCGAAGGTTGTTATGGCTCTGGATCTCTGAAGGCTTCGTGCGGAAGACTGAAGAAAAGAGTTTAGAGGATGTGGCAGATGACTATTTGAAGGATCTGGTTGATAGAAGTTTAGTTATGGTTTCTGAACAAAGAACCATGGGTGGTGCCAAAACCTGCCAACTTCATGATTTGGTAAATGAGTTTTGTGTGAAAAAAGCCAAAGAAGAAAACTTTCTACATGTTTTGCATGGTCGGAATGATCGTTTTATTCTTACTGGCCCAAGCAACCCCTTCCGAGTTTGTGATCAAAATGCCGGGAATTTGATGATTCGGGAGTTAATGCCAGAATTTCCCAATGTACGCAGTTTGTTATTGTTTAATAAGGATGATTTAGGGTTTTGGTTACCTAAACTTCTAAGAGTGTTGGATTTGGGGGAATTGGAGTTTGGTGCATATTTTCCTATGGAAGTACTTTTGCTTGCTCACTTGAGATACTTGGCTCTTCGTACTATCGCAGTAAAATTCATCCCAGCTGCAATAGCTAACCTCTCAAGGTTACAAACTTTTCTGGTACGAGGAAATAGCTTTGATTGTTTGTTACCCAAGACTATCTGGAACATTAAGACATTGAGGCATCTATGGACTACATATCGCAATgatggttttatttttcctgttgaAAATCTTGAAGTATCCCCAGGTTTAGATCATTTAGATACCTTAAGCCTTGCCATTGATCCCTCCTCTCAAAGCTTGCAAAAGATACTGACAAAGTTACCAAACATCCGCAGGCTAAGATGTAAGATGACGGAATCAAGAGAAGAAGCTACCAGAATTGGCAACGGGATTCTTGGGTTTGACTGTTTGAGTCAACTAGAGTCACTTACTCTGGTTTACTTTGACAGATATGGATTTAAATTCCCattgaatttgaagaagttgacaCTCCTAGCGACTGATCCGCTATGGAGTGAAATCTCAACAATTGGAAAGTTGCCCAAACTTGAAGTGCTTAAATTACTCGGTAGCTCCGTCGTTGGGGAAGAATGGGAAATGACAGAAGGGGAGTTCCCTAAGCTCCGAGTCTTGAAATTGTCACAATTGTGGGACTTTCGCAGCTGGACTGCATCTTCTGATAATTTTCCCCGTCTTGAGAAATTGGTTGTCCGCTGGTGTAGAGAGTTGGAAGAGGTGCCTTCTTGTTTAGGGGAATGTCCGACTcttgaaatgattgaggtgacaGGGTGTCGTGAGTCTGTTGCAAATTCAGTGAAGCAAATTCAACAAGAACAGAGAGATATGGGAAATGAGGCTCTAAAGATCTTAATTGAAGGTTGTGTTGATGCGCGGAGTTCCagcgaagaagaagaagaatcagagTGTGGTTCCTCAGAAACAGAGCCAATCTCCTCAGAAGAAGAATCAGAGTCCagcgaagaagaagaagaatcagagTCCA GAGAATGTCCGACTcttgaaatgattgaggtgagagGGTGTCGTGAGTCTGTTGCAAGTTCAGTAAATCAAATTCAACAAGAACAGATAGATATGGGAAATGAGGTTCTAAAGATCTTAATTGAAGATCCATGGAGTTCCAGCGAAGAAGAAGAATATGGAGTTCTagcgaagaagaagaagaagaccaGTCAAGTTCCTCAGAAACAGAGTCAATCTCCTCACAAGGAGTCTAATGTTTCATGA